Genomic segment of Peribacillus frigoritolerans:
ATGGTACCTTTCTCTTAATATACGGAAATTACTTACCTCTTGGTTTTTCTTTTAAACTATTATAATAATCGTCAATATTAATGGATTGACCCTGTTTTAGCCTTGACTCTTCAGCAGCAAATGCCATTAGGTGACTTCTTACTGAAGCAAGTACGGAAGAAACGCTATCTTGTTTATTTCCATATTGAATTTCTCTCAAGAAAGTCCTAATGATGCTGTTATCTCCACCACCATGTCCACCAATGGGATTGTCAAATCTTATTATCGTTTCATGCTTGGTGAGAAAATTAAAAATCGAAATACTATTTTCCTCCATATTCCCACGTATTTCTCCTTTTGTTCCCATTATTTGAACAATACGTGTTTGCTCCCTTGTGAACCCGCACATACTAAACGTCGCTGTTGCTCCACCCTCGAATTCCATATTTACAACTTGATGATCCACCACATTATTATCTGAGCGATATACGCATTTTCCAAATGGTGTTTCATTTAATGCTTTTATTATTCCTTCATTTGTATAGTCCTCTGTAAATTTCCTTGCCCATCCTTTTCCTTCCCCTAGATAATACCTTCCAGCATGAAATGGGCATTCATGTTCAACAGGACAGCCATCTAAACATCTTTTCGGTGCTCCAATTGGTGCATTTTCTTCCTTAAAATGCATAAGCGAACCATATGAACTAATGCGTTTACACTCCTTGTCTATCACGAAAGAAATAATATCCATATCATGACATGATTTTTGCAGAATCATCGGACTTGTTCGTTCTTTATTATTCCAATTGCCACGTACAAAGCTATGCGACATATGCATCACTTCTACATTTTCATTTAATTGAAGCGAAACTACCTCACCAATTTCTCCTGATGAAATGATCTTTTTAATTGTTGCCCAAAATTCTGTATACCTCAATACATGGCATATTGTAAGATGTCGATTATACTTTTGGGCTGCTTGTTCCATCGCTATGCATTCCATTGGATCTGGGGACATAGGCTTTTCCAACAAAACATGATAACCCAGTTCCAATGCTTTCATGGTCGGTTTAAAGTGATTGCGATCAAGTGTACAAATAATAGCTACATCAGCAATTTTTCTTCCTGAATTGAATGCATCTTCCCAAGCTTCATAACTATTTTCGTTGGAAATATTATGTTCTTGTTGAAATTTAGTTCTTCTTTCTTTATTCGGCTCAGCCACACCTGTGATCTTTAATTCATTAGGGTATTCTAAGGCATAAGGTGCATAAGCTCTTACCCCTCTGTCACCTGCCCCGATTATTATTGCTGTCATTTGTTTCATGGTTTACTCTCCTATCTTCCATTTTTCCGATAGTTTTCCTGATTTACTCCAAACGTTTTCCAACAAATTTCAAAAAAAGAACCGCTTAGGTTCGTTTTATATTAGATGATTCCCGAAGGACTAATTCAAATGGCAATATGATTTTTATCGGAAGTTTAATCTTCCCTTCTACCATTTCCATAATAGTTTTAGCTGCAATTCTTCCCATTTCATATTTAGGGATGTCTACCGTCGAAAGCTGTGGAGACGAATATTTCCCCATTTCAATATTATCAACCCCAAAGAAAGCGATATCCTCTGGAATTCTAAGTTTATTTTCTCTGACAGCTCTCATGGCAGGGATGGCCATCAAGTCACTAGCACAAACCATTGCTGTTGGCATATGCAATGGATCACTTTTAATTAAAGTTTTCATTTTCTCATAGCTGTTTTCCATTTTCCACTGTGTATT
This window contains:
- a CDS encoding Gfo/Idh/MocA family protein; the encoded protein is MKQMTAIIIGAGDRGVRAYAPYALEYPNELKITGVAEPNKERRTKFQQEHNISNENSYEAWEDAFNSGRKIADVAIICTLDRNHFKPTMKALELGYHVLLEKPMSPDPMECIAMEQAAQKYNRHLTICHVLRYTEFWATIKKIISSGEIGEVVSLQLNENVEVMHMSHSFVRGNWNNKERTSPMILQKSCHDMDIISFVIDKECKRISSYGSLMHFKEENAPIGAPKRCLDGCPVEHECPFHAGRYYLGEGKGWARKFTEDYTNEGIIKALNETPFGKCVYRSDNNVVDHQVVNMEFEGGATATFSMCGFTREQTRIVQIMGTKGEIRGNMEENSISIFNFLTKHETIIRFDNPIGGHGGGDNSIIRTFLREIQYGNKQDSVSSVLASVRSHLMAFAAEESRLKQGQSINIDDYYNSLKEKPRGK